Below is a window of Desulfobulbaceae bacterium DNA.
CGCAAGGCGGAACATCATCTGTACGGGTGGCAGAGGCAATAGAGCAGGCCAGAGAGGAGTTGGGCATATGATTTGCGGCCTGCGCACCATTTTTGTACTTATTTTTATTTTTGGACTGAGCACTACCAGCTGTGGACGAAAAACGCTGCCCATCCCGCCCGAAGATGCCCTGCCCCAGGCGATAACCGATCTTAGTTTCCAACAGGATGAAAACAAAATTATCCTTAATTGGACGGCGCCGGAATACACAACAGCAGGCTCCAAACTCCCGAATATTGACTCCTTTGAAATCCTCAGGGCCGGAATTCCTGAAAAAGATTTCTGCGCCGGTTGCCCCGTTTCATTTACATCATCATTTGAAATAAGCGCTGAAATCGCTATTACAGACCCTAAAAGTCGGGCTGCGCAGTACACTGAAATGATTTTAAGGCCTGGGCACCGCTTTTTCTACAAAGTGCGCAGCAAGGCAGGCTGGCGACTAATAAGCGAGGATTCCAATATCGTCTCTTTTTCATGGAACTCCCCAGCCAAAGCTCCAGAAAGCCCTACCGCCATATCCGGCGACATGGAGGTCATGCTGTCATGGCTGCCGGTAACAACACTTATTGACGGTCAACAGATTGATAACCCGCTCTACCAAGTCTTCCGAAGCAGATTAAAACAGAATTTTGAACCGATAGGCCAGCCTGTCGCTGTGCCGGCCTTCGTTGATTCAGGTCTAGTCAACGGCCAGCAATATTTTTACAAAATCAGCGCGATCCAACTACACGAAAAAAACAAAATTACCGGCCTGGCAAGCCATGTGGTTTCATCCACTCCTAAGGACATGACAGCACCTGCACCGCCCCGAAATATCACGGTTGTCCAGTTGGCCGACGGAGTCAAAATTTTATGGGATAAGGCCGCAGAGAAAGATATAGCCGGATACAGGGTCTACAGGCGAGCTGCCACCGAAACAACCATGCAGAGAATTGGTCAAGTCGATCAAGCCCAGTTTTCCTTTACTGACCAGCCTGCAACTGCAAAAGCTGGCCTGTACTATGCGGTTACGGCCTATGACCGAGCCACCCCAGCAAATGAAAGCCCCAAATCAAAGGAAATTTTCTATGAACCATTTTAGTTACCAAAACAGTGAACTGCACTGTGAAGAGGTGCCAATATCGACCATTGCCGAGCAGGTCGGAACCCCTTTTTACCTGTATAGCTACGCCACCCTCTGCAAACATTTCAAGGCTGTCGACAACGCCTTTGCCGATATTCCCCATGTGACCTGTTTTGCCACAAAAGCATGTTCCAACATTGCCATTTTAAACCTTTTTGGAACACTTGGCGGCGGCGCTGACATTGTCTCTGGAGGAGAGTTGTTTCGGGCCCTCAAGGCCGGGATAGATCCACAAAAAATTGTCTACTCCGGAGTCGGCAAAACAAAAGATGAACTTCGTTATGCCCTAAAGTCAAACATCCTGATGTTCAATGTTGAGTCCGTCCAGGAGCTTGAAACACTGCAAGCGATCGCTGCCTCTGAAAATACCAAGGCACCAATTGCCCTGCGAATTAACCCTGATGTTGATCCTAAAACACATGCCTATATCTCGACAGGGCTGGCAAAGAACAAGTTTGGCATACCAATTGACGATGCAGAGGCTATCTACCTACAGGCTGACAAGATGAGCAATATTGCTGTTGTTGGCGTAAGCTGCCATATAGGCTCACAGCTTACCACCGTTGCTCCATTCATTGAGTCTCTTCAGAAAGTGGTGAATTTTGTAAAGCGGCTCCAGGACAAGAATGTGTCAATTAACTATTTAGATATGGGCGGCGGCTTAGGAATACAGTACAACGACGAACTGCCTCCCAGCCCGGCAGATTATGCCGGTGCCATTAAAGACGTTCTGACCCAGCTTAACGACTGTACCTTGATAATCGAACCCGGACGCGTTATAGTTGGCAATGCCGGGGTGCTCGTCACAAAAGTTCTCTATACAAAGCAAGGTAATAAAAATTTCATCATAGTTGATGCCGCAATGAACGATTTGACCAGGCCAAGCCTCTATGATGCTTACCATGCTATTCAGCCTGTTAAAAAAACTGACGCGCATGAGGCTGTTGCTGATATTGTCGGGCCCATCTGCGAGACGGGTGACTTTTTAGCAAAAAACAGATCTCTGCCTATTTGCACTCAAGGTGATCTCCTGGCCGTAATGAGTTCAGGTGCCTATGGTTTCACCATGTCATCGAACTACAATTCCCGGCCCCGTGTGGCCGAAGTATTGGCCCATGGTACTGAGTTTCATACAATTCGACAACGGGAAACCCTGGATACCCTTATCCAGGGTGAAACTATTCCAAAGTTTAAAACAACATGACACGTAACTCTCTTAACTTTCCCATCCCATTTACCAAAATGACCGGCACAGGCAATGACTTTATTATTGTCGATCATAGGCAACCATTTTTATCGACAGAAGACGCCTCTGCTCTTGCCAGGCTTGCTTGCAGGAGAAGATTCTCGGCTGGTGCTGATGGCTTAATCTTAATTGAAAACTCGGAGGCAGTAAATTTCAAATGGCAGTTTTTTAATGCAGACGGCAGCCAGGCAGAGATGTGCGGCAATGGTGCCCGATGCGCGGCCCGCTATGCCTATACAAAAAGCATCGCCCCTGCCAAGATGCGCTTTTCTACGACTGCCGGTAT
It encodes the following:
- a CDS encoding fibronectin type III domain-containing protein, translating into MICGLRTIFVLIFIFGLSTTSCGRKTLPIPPEDALPQAITDLSFQQDENKIILNWTAPEYTTAGSKLPNIDSFEILRAGIPEKDFCAGCPVSFTSSFEISAEIAITDPKSRAAQYTEMILRPGHRFFYKVRSKAGWRLISEDSNIVSFSWNSPAKAPESPTAISGDMEVMLSWLPVTTLIDGQQIDNPLYQVFRSRLKQNFEPIGQPVAVPAFVDSGLVNGQQYFYKISAIQLHEKNKITGLASHVVSSTPKDMTAPAPPRNITVVQLADGVKILWDKAAEKDIAGYRVYRRAATETTMQRIGQVDQAQFSFTDQPATAKAGLYYAVTAYDRATPANESPKSKEIFYEPF
- the lysA gene encoding diaminopimelate decarboxylase, yielding MNHFSYQNSELHCEEVPISTIAEQVGTPFYLYSYATLCKHFKAVDNAFADIPHVTCFATKACSNIAILNLFGTLGGGADIVSGGELFRALKAGIDPQKIVYSGVGKTKDELRYALKSNILMFNVESVQELETLQAIAASENTKAPIALRINPDVDPKTHAYISTGLAKNKFGIPIDDAEAIYLQADKMSNIAVVGVSCHIGSQLTTVAPFIESLQKVVNFVKRLQDKNVSINYLDMGGGLGIQYNDELPPSPADYAGAIKDVLTQLNDCTLIIEPGRVIVGNAGVLVTKVLYTKQGNKNFIIVDAAMNDLTRPSLYDAYHAIQPVKKTDAHEAVADIVGPICETGDFLAKNRSLPICTQGDLLAVMSSGAYGFTMSSNYNSRPRVAEVLAHGTEFHTIRQRETLDTLIQGETIPKFKTT